From the genome of Bacteroidota bacterium, one region includes:
- a CDS encoding SAM-dependent methyltransferase — protein MSTKGTLYLIPNFLGEPAESPLLVPDAQLAVIRTLTEFIVENEKNARACLKGLQISTPQNQLTIHVLDKHNPQHSINTYLKNAEGGGSIGLLSDAGVPCVADPGAEVVKVAHKKGIQVVPFVGPSSILLAIMASGFNGQSFAFHGYLPIDTAERAKKLKFLEKESRERKQTQVFIETPYRNNPLLADIMKHCSPQTMLCVACNLTLPDESIVSQSIDKWLKNTPDYHKKPAVFVLFGG, from the coding sequence ATGAGTACCAAAGGAACCTTATACCTAATCCCTAATTTTCTGGGAGAACCTGCCGAAAGCCCCCTTTTGGTGCCTGATGCACAGTTGGCAGTTATACGCACCCTCACTGAATTTATTGTTGAGAACGAAAAAAACGCCCGTGCTTGCCTAAAAGGACTGCAAATAAGCACTCCTCAAAACCAGCTTACCATTCATGTGTTAGACAAACACAATCCGCAACACAGCATAAACACTTACCTTAAAAATGCTGAAGGTGGCGGAAGCATAGGCTTGTTATCCGATGCCGGTGTGCCTTGCGTGGCCGACCCAGGTGCTGAGGTAGTAAAAGTGGCTCACAAAAAAGGAATACAGGTTGTACCCTTTGTAGGCCCTTCGTCGATTTTGCTGGCGATAATGGCTTCGGGGTTCAACGGGCAAAGTTTTGCTTTTCACGGGTACTTGCCCATTGATACTGCCGAAAGGGCAAAAAAACTGAAGTTCTTGGAAAAAGAATCGCGGGAACGAAAACAAACACAGGTGTTTATAGAAACTCCTTACCGCAACAACCCGCTACTGGCTGATATTATGAAGCACTGTTCACCACAAACCATGCTCTGTGTTGCCTGCAACCTAACCCTTCCCGATGAGTCTATCGTTTCTCAATCCATTGATAAATGGCTGAAAAACACCCCTGATTACCACAAAAAACCGGCTGTTTTTGTATTGTTTGGGGGTTGA